CCAGCTCTGAAACCGACAACCCTTTCTCCCCCACCTGCTTAGTGGCCAACGTCCCTGGATTATCTGTCCGATAATTTGAAGCATACCATAAGATACAGACGTAAACGATAAAAACTGCACTCATGCCGGCGCATGGAAGCAAAAGGGCTAAGAAAACGGAAACCAGCATTGGGTGATGGTGGCCGCCGGCTGCAGCGGCGGAGTTTATGGTGGGTGATGGATGAGGAGTAAGGAGAGGCGGAGGGAGGTGGTGCGCTCCATGGCGCATAATAGTTAGCTCTAGTTTATGGAAAAGCGTAAAGTTGAAGGGGGGAGGGAGTGATTCCTTCTTGGGAAGGAGGAAGGGTGGGGGAGCGTTTTGAGTGAGAGATTCAGGTGGCAACGACTATAAAAGGAAAGGTAAAAAACCTGAAATAGTTAgctgttttaaaataaaagacagTGTTGAGCACTAACTCATAATGATTCGATTTAAGAACCTAAACAACACGTTAGGCAAGATTGTTTTACAGGGCCTTGATGGTGCGTGGGAAAGCCGAGGCTGATTGGTGAGGAAGCACTTGATCAGGGCTGCGTCTGGGCGGACTCTAGCCAGGTGGTGAGAGTTGTCACTCTGGAAATTTGACTTACACAAAAACTATAGGCAATGAGATTCGGATTGGCCCATTCAATGATATAAATACTGCTAATAAATAGTCTTTTTGTTGCGTTCCATTGTGGAGAATGGGACCCTTATTTAAAATGGGATCATGtctataaaccaaaaaaaaaaaaaacgaaaaggaATGGGATCATTTCACCTAACTAgttattaaaaaatgaattttttatctgCCAAAAGGGAAATGGAAGGATGGAATTGATTATAGGCAGTGTTGCATATATCATTGCATCTAAGAAAACGATAAAAAAGAGAACAATATTGCCTCCGATGTTTCTTCCAATTAATCATTTGATCCTAACCCTACCTTagaatcaaattttgattaaactAGAGTTCGGTCTCCCTTGCTGACGAGGATCCAGGACAGCTGCTTGGGCTATTAGTGTTGGATGTCGAACTGTCGATGAGTAATTGAGTACGGTTTTCAAAAAGTCTTTGCTTTTGGGGCCACCCCTCCATTACATAGATAAACTATAAACTCACTTTTAAGGTTCGTAGCCAACAGGTTCGTGATGAGACGAGAGGGAGAGAGGGGCTTCTGGCTAAACAAATTTTGAGTCTCTTCTGAGGATGAAATACGTAGCTTTACAGCTTCAAAAGACACCACAACATTATAAATATTGCTCCGATGTTTATCTTTAATGATAGACCTGCAAACAATGATGAcaatttttgatattttagttCCCAGATGTCATAAACCAAGATTTGGGGAAAAGGTTACACTTTTATCGATTTCTTACATCTGGgactttaatttctttatttatttggtaGAAATATCTGGGActtcatttatttgttaaatcTGGTCCCATCCAAAGATAAGATTAAACAATTAATTACTCCTTCAGTGCAGCATTTAATCAATATTATCATTGCATCTGGTTGCTTCAGTCTCGCCCCTCTTTAGCATACAGTTTCATATGTGAATGCACCTTGTATTTCAAGGATCTCACAGCGCCTCAAAAACCGTCActaaaacatttataaaaatttaatttaataattatcttaatagtttttttattaatttaatatcgtCTAAGTTTTGCATTTGTGTTGTAATTGAAGACATTTATGATGTATTTAGATATCATCTAAAGACtttgttttctgaattttttaaaCTCGtgttgaaattatattttatttaccaattaaAGGGTCGCGACGACTTTTTTTTTAATGGTGGTAGTTGGAATAATGTCACATAAGTGGTAAGAGTTTGGAAGACAAGTATTTCAtacttttttcataaaaaaatggtttatatttatttaactcatacttataaatatattatatgaagTGAGTCGCGAGGCGAGTATAGCGAGGATTAAGTGAGTCTGGGGACTCACGTGGGTGGTGGGGCGGGATGGTTTTAGATTTTGTACCCGCAGCGGGTTGCGGGGTGGGGATGAGGATAAAAATTCTTGGTGGAGACGGGTGCGAAGGATGCACCCGCACCTGCTCTGCCCAATTGACACCCCTAATAGTAAGTTACATTGCAGTCTAAAAAATAGAcacaaattcaaatcttaaaGACTAGAATGTTGAGAAAAGCAACTATCACCTGCATcgataaattataaaatcaaaatgaataattaaTCCACACTCatctttattctaaaaaaaatatattaatatttattttattttaattaatatattatctaGTAGTATAGTTCAGAATCCATCggatattttaaaaaacaatactACTATTTATGTGagaaaatatttctaatttactaatttttacCTCTTCtgttaaacaataaaatttacatatatgtataaatattctTAGAAATACTGAATAAACAATTACcataagtttaatttaaaattatttattattaatatttaaaatattaaaaatttagaaacccATGGGTCAAGTCTAGCATATTTAATAAGGATAAACAATGGTAGAGATCACCCAACtatgtgtttttattattattcaattatgaaaaattataaaatgattatttaattattcaattttatcttttttagtcACTAGTTGATTAACGTAAAAATGAAAACACCCAACAATTCAATATAATTGgatgactaaaaaagaaaaaattgaatagttaagtGATCATTTTGCAACATTTTATAGTTGgatgactaaaaaagaaaaaaaccataattaagtaactattttgtaattttttatagttgagtgacaaaaaaagaaaataaccaTAATTGGGTAAGCTTACCAAATATTTGGACCATTTTAAGGGCCCAGTTGTGAGGTTAAAGTAGGACATAATGGAGCGTGTCATGTACTTGTTATCCAAACAGAAAATTCATTTCATTGGATCATTAGACTACTATTTCGAACCCAATTTGTATTATTCAAACCTCTCGGTGTTGGCACCTTTGCAGCAGATAAAACAAAACCCAATGGCTGAAGGAAATAGAACCGGCCTGAACCGGATAAAAGAGTCGGTTATGGCAGTTTTAGAGATATAAATTAGCAAGAGACATCTGAACAGAGCGGCTTTAGGGCGTAATAGAAAAGAAACATAAGCCGTAGAAGAGGGCTCTCTCTTGGTGGAGCTTACCCCCCCCATCAATTTATCCTTTACGACTCCATTAACAAACCATTAAAGGTATTTTCCAGGTCTTACCccacttttctttatttttactttttcctgttttgtaattttcttttaaaaacttatCTTGGCTACTTGGAACTTTTGAAATATTGATTTCTTGGCGGACAAAAGATGGATCGTTACCAGAGAGTGGAGAAGCCGAAAGCAGTGACACCCATTGACGAGAACGAGATTCGTGTTACTAGTCAAGGCAGGATGCGCAATTATATCACTTACGCCATGACTTTGCTTCAggtgttttttcttcttctccttttttgtTTAATGTCTGCGCAATTAGAGCTCTATATGAGTTTGGTGTTCGCTTATTTTTGAGAAATAGGCACTGGGATTTTTAGTTCTTAGGTGTTTGCAGCTCTTCTCATTAATCTAATGTTAACATTTATTTGCTTTTTGAATGTAATGTTTGGTAGGAGATGGGCTCGAATCAAATAGTCTTTAAGGCAATGGGAAGAGCCATTAGCAAGACTGTAACTATGGTGGAGTTACTTAAGGTATCATTGTCTATTTGAACTTGCCTAGTTGAGTGGATTTATTGTTTGATTCTTGTTCAAGGAGGCTGATATTGTGGTCCATGCACTTGCTATGCAGAAAAGAATTGTAGGTCTTCATCAGATTACATCAATTGGATCCACGGATATAACAGGTATGTGGGAGCCTCTGGAAGAAGGACTTCTTCCGTAAGAGCCATATTTAACCCTTATCACAAAAAAACAGTTGTTATTTTCTCTGCCGTTTAATCTCTTTATTTAGAGAACCCTAGTAAATATTGTTTAACTATCACAGGTTGGAAACCACCAGGCATGTGCCCATGATCACTATAACCCTTTCGAAAAATGAATTGAATACATCATCTGTTGGGTAAGTCCTACACTTTTTACATTTCTTTCTCTTTACTGCATAATACTTTAGTTTGTatggtacctttaattttagtgAATTTTAGAACATTAAAGATTGTCTTTCGGGTAATTGGTTTTAGCTGTCACATCTTTGCATGTTGGGGACTAGAAAATTTTTGCATATGGAAGGGTTTCTGTTCTTATGATGGTGGTGGCTTGGTGTTTTAGTTTACATGAGTAATAAAAAGTGTTTTGACCCATGAAAGGCTTCCTCGTCTAGGTATCAGCCTCCATTACCAGCTGATCAGGTGAAAGCATCCATAAAAATTGATCACAAAGAAGGTAGGGACACATTCCATTATCTCAACTGTTTGTGTGTCTTGCCCATATCTCTTTTACATTTCTTTTTGTTTGACAGGGGGCTCACCTAAtggccgaggtagaggccgtggtGGTAGAGTAAGGTCAAGGAGTAGAGGTATGCCAATTTGAATACCGAGATGCCCCCTGTTAGATGTTGTTTTTGTTTTAGTAGTGTATGCCCCTAAATGTTATATGAGGATTTTTTAAGCAATATTTAGTTGTATTCTTCTGCAGGGAATGCTGTTGTCTCTGCTGAGTATGATGATGGAGGCTGGGATCACAATCATGGCTATGCTAGTGGTAGAGGTCGAGGAAGAGGACGTGGTTCCCAAGGCAGTGGACGTGGAGGATACAATGGACCTCAGGTTGGTAGGCTGGAAGATGGAGGCTACAATTATGAAGCCCTTCCACAAGGTAGCCGTGGTGggttttctccctttctttttattcatttaatggAGTTTTAGCACGTTTAATAGTTTTTCTCATAATCACCTTTAAATGTATggttttttttctattcttttcaaCGTACGTCAATTTTAATGAAGAGAATGCAATAAAAAACTTGATGGCATGATGGATAACTTGCTATGGAGGAATTGTTCTATTTTCTGTCAGTTGAATAGACATTCTTTTAATAGCTTTAAGAAGAAAGGcagagatttttttttattgcTGTATTGATGAATAGGTAAGAATATTGTTTCTAATTGTCTTGTTGCTTTGCTTTTTTCAAGGTCGTGGCCGTGGCAGGGGATACCGTGGTAGGGGCCGTGGGTTTAGATCTAATGGGCCAATCCAGGCGGCTGTATGAGGTGGTGGCAGTCTTTGAACATAATTGAAATGGTGTCGGTTGTGCGTCCAGTTAtatgttttatggtttttttaatcTTGTCCTTCATTTGTTTtagctttaaatttttttcttcattGTTCATTTACCAGCAGTTTTTAACTTTAGGATGTGTTGATGGGAAGAGACTAGCATAGTTGCTTTCAGATTTTTCTAGTTCAGCAGCTACCTCACTGCACGAGTGGCAGACGCTTTTCTGTTTTTGTAGCCAAGGCTGATCATATGTTTGAACAATTTTAGCCTTTATTTGACAGAAAATCTCCCTTTGTTGTTTTTGTCCAGAGTTTGGTAGTTTGCTGCCTCTGCTGTTTTCCTTATAGTAGTCTATGCAAGCCATTTGTGCCTCcgcttttctttttttctttttgagttagTACTTGTTAGGATTTAGTGCCCCAATACTGAGTAtagtttatttgttatttttacttgtatttttttaatatattggttgaaataaaattttagtattcACATTTATATCATTTGTACTGGTTacctaatatttaaataatactaagatgtATTACATAGTTAGATCAAAATATGAGaaaacaacttgtattagtaagTAAATCTAAAAAGTCTATGGTTTGATTTATTGAAATTGAACAAATCAATTAAAGGATTATTCTATTGTCAATCAAGTCCAAATAGTGGAGATATCTTGTCTTAGGTATCGGAGTGGTTTACTCTCATTAGACAGGACTCAAATTGAATTAGTCCTAGATCTGTTTATAGAATAAGTGATTGATTATGTGTatgtgagttgtatattttgatgtattaaaagCTTGAGGGTATATCATAAGGTCAGTAGATAAGCACTTGTTAAGTTACTTTCTAATGATTTATAATAAATGAGAGTTCAATCATTTTACTTTATAGGAATGACTTCATTATGgaattaattgattgaaattaaataattgaatttcgaagtgagaattaaattaattaattattgtagTTTTATTAAACgagatattaaatatatatttcatgataGATTCTAATATGGTAAACTTGTCATTactttaatgaaattagaattgtgttaagataataatttaattggtaaattaattaatattcgAGAAGTAGAAATATAGTTATTGGGTAGGTTAAATTAAATGTGTTAGTTAAAAGTCTAGAAAATACATATAACTGTATCAAATACATGAGATAAGCCCGAAGGCCAATCTCAATCTCAAGATAGAGGGGTGGCAAACCCTAATATCCACTAAGGCATGTCGCTGCCAATCAGGTATTCCAGATAAAGG
The genomic region above belongs to Gossypium hirsutum isolate 1008001.06 chromosome D05, Gossypium_hirsutum_v2.1, whole genome shotgun sequence and contains:
- the LOC107905539 gene encoding E3 ubiquitin-protein ligase ATL23 → MRHGAHHLPPPLLTPHPSPTINSAAAAGGHHHPMLVSVFLALLLPCAGMSAVFIVYVCILWYASNYRTDNPGTLATKQVGEKGLSVSELEKLPKVTGKELVLGTDCAVCLEEVGAEQPARMVPGCNHGFHLECADTWLSKHPICPVCRAKLEPMLFDPSDVNP
- the LOC107905538 gene encoding ribonuclease P protein subunit p25-like protein isoform X2, which encodes MDRYQRVEKPKAVTPIDENEIRVTSQGRMRNYITYAMTLLQEMGSNQIVFKAMGRAISKTVTMVELLKKRIVGLHQITSIGSTDITGMWEPLEEGLLPLETTRHVPMITITLSKNELNTSSVGYQPPLPADQVKASIKIDHKEGGSPNGRGRGRGGRVRSRSRGNAVVSAEYDDGGWDHNHGYASGRGRGRGRGSQGSGRGGYNGPQVGRLEDGGYNYEALPQGRGRGRGYRGRGRGFRSNGPIQAAV
- the LOC107905538 gene encoding ribonuclease P protein subunit p25-like protein isoform X1 is translated as MDRYQRVEKPKAVTPIDENEIRVTSQGRMRNYITYAMTLLQEMGSNQIVFKAMGRAISKTVTMVELLKKRIVGLHQITSIGSTDITGMWEPLEEGLLPLETTRHVPMITITLSKNELNTSSVGYQPPLPADQVKASIKIDHKEGGSPNGRGRGRGGRVRSRSRGNAVVSAEYDDGGWDHNHGYASGRGRGRGRGSQGSGRGGYNGPQVGRLEDGGYNYEALPQGSRGRGRGRGYRGRGRGFRSNGPIQAAV
- the LOC107905538 gene encoding ribonuclease P protein subunit p25-like protein isoform X3; protein product: MDRYQRVEKPKAVTPIDENEIRVTSQGRMRNYITYAMTLLQEMGSNQIVFKAMGRAISKTVTMVELLKKRIVGLHQITSIGSTDITGMWEPLEEGLLPLETTRHVPMITITLSKNELNTSSVGYQPPLPADQVKASIKIDHKEGNAVVSAEYDDGGWDHNHGYASGRGRGRGRGSQGSGRGGYNGPQVGRLEDGGYNYEALPQGSRGRGRGRGYRGRGRGFRSNGPIQAAV